Within the Cystobacter fuscus DSM 2262 genome, the region CCCGGGCAACGGCGACACCGCCGTCACCCAGGTCTTCACCCGCATCCAGGACATGCTCGTGCGCTGCGAGCGCCAGGACGAGGTGGAGTTCGACCTGGTGCGTGGCAGGCGCCCGGCCCTCATGGAGGCCGTCGACGGCGACTTCGCGCAGCCTCCGCCCGGCGCACAGACGGGCAACGACACGGACAGCGTGCTCACGGACGTCTACCAGAACATGGGCGGCATCTCGTGCCGCGCCGAGGCCCGGCTCGACACGCTGCCCTCGCTGCCCAGGCACTTCCTGGAACAGCAGAACGGCGGCTTCTTCGACACCCCGCTGGCCACGCGCTTCACCATGAAGGTGTGCGGCGTGGGCCGCGCCAAGGACGGCGAGTGCAAGGGCCGCTACGGCATCCTGCTCGGGGACTGGGCCTTCGCCGACCGCGAGGTCAGCGAGCACTGCCCCCTCCAGCCCGAGAACCCCGACCAGCCCTGCGGGGAGAACCGGGCCTTCTACTACGCGGCGATGAGCGTGTTCGATCGCAACCTGGGCTCCACCGGCAAGGCCGGCTCGGAGTTCGCCGAGGAGTTCGCGGGCTTCAGCCCCATCGACGAGGACGGCTTCTTCATGAGCTACCGCGGCGAGGAGGACGGGTACATCGAGAACAAGACGCCCGAGGGCGAGGCCCTGGACATGAAGGATCGGCCCTACAACACGGGCGGCGTCGAGCACGAACCCGACCCGGAGCGGCGTGACTCCAACACGTGCTACCTGGGCATCCCCGGATGCTGAGCGGTCTGCTGGGGGTGCTCGCCGCGGGGTGGCTGGCCGCGTCGCCCCCGCCCCCTTCGCCCCCCGCGCCCTTCCACTGGAGGGTGCCGGGGCTCGTGTCCACGCTGGATGTCCCCGGAGAGATGAGCGTGGGCAACATCCCCATCCGCCTCCAGGTCTACACCTCGCGCGAACCCGTCGAGACGCTGTTGCAGTCCTTCGCCAAAGCCTCCGACGCGGCGGGCTTCTACATCCCCCGCAAGACGCGGCGGCTGGCGCGCCAGCCCCACCTCACCGCGCTGGATACGCGCACGCTCACCGCCTACACCGTCATCCTCAACCCCTCGCCCGAGGGCCTCACCACCGTCGTGCTCGGCGAGGCGAAGATGGACCAGAAGACGGCGCCCTCCACCCCCTCGCTCGTGCCCACCTACCCCGGGGCGAAGCACGTCCTCCAAGGCAACTTCGAGGGCGCGCGCACCCTCTCCTTCTGGGCGGCGGCCCGGACCGAGCAGGTGGAGACCTGGTACCGCGAGCGGCTGCTCGCCGCCGGCTACAAGGAGGAAGAACCCCTCGTCTTCCGCCGGGGACAACAGGAGCTGAACCTGTCCCTGAAGGTCCAGAACATGGGCACCAACGCGCTCCTCTTCATCAAGACCGCCGGAGCCGAAGGC harbors:
- a CDS encoding TadE family protein; its protein translation is MKRTARKAPRGQSIVELALALLLFISVVMLGIHFAEVGYLPIKVHEAAVSPLWDSTALRVHRMHGTKTNMGDFSTFPAIPTSVEANANGRYHDFDGRSSTPGNGDTAVTQVFTRIQDMLVRCERQDEVEFDLVRGRRPALMEAVDGDFAQPPPGAQTGNDTDSVLTDVYQNMGGISCRAEARLDTLPSLPRHFLEQQNGGFFDTPLATRFTMKVCGVGRAKDGECKGRYGILLGDWAFADREVSEHCPLQPENPDQPCGENRAFYYAAMSVFDRNLGSTGKAGSEFAEEFAGFSPIDEDGFFMSYRGEEDGYIENKTPEGEALDMKDRPYNTGGVEHEPDPERRDSNTCYLGIPGC